CGGCTGGGTCGCGATCGGCGTCGGCGTAGCGATCTTGGTCGTATCGCCACTGATCAAGAAGCTGATGCACCTCGACACGCTGCGCGACGACGGCGAGCTCGCCGGGACTGCCCAGCTGGCCGAGCCGCAAGCACCGGGCGTGCATCTCGAAGACGAGAAGCGCTGATCGACTGACACCGGGAGAGGGAAAATGGAAACTTTGATCGCGGCATGTGCGGCGTTTCTGGGAACCCATTTTCTCCTCTCCCATCCCTTGCGAAAGCCGCTGGTCGACGCTGTCGGCGAGCGGATTTTTCTTGGGCTCTATTCCCTCGTCGCATTCGCCACGTTGGGCTGGATGGTCCACGCCTATGGCCGCATTCCAGACGAAGCGCCGCTCTGGGCGGTCGGCGATGCACTGTGGGCTGCCGCCAGCGCGATCATGCTGCTCGCATCGGTGCTGTTGGTCGGGTCGCTGATCGGCAACCCGGCGCTGCCCGACCCGACCGGAAGGCCCAAGGCCGTGCCGCGCCCGCGCGGGGTGTTCGCGATCACCCGTCACCCGATGATGTGGAGCTTCGCCCTGTGGGCGCTGGTGCATATCCTGGTCTTTCCGCAGCCGGCGCAGATTGTGCTGGCAACGAGCATCGGCCTGCTTGCCCTGGTCGGCGCAAAGTTTCAGGACGACAAGAAGCGCAAACTCCAGCCCGATTTCTGGCCGCGCTGGCAGGGCGTGACCAGCTATTGGCCGTTCGTCGCCATCGCGCAGGGTCGCGCACAGGGTGCCGCTGCGTGGCCAGGGAGGATTGCGGTCGTCGGCGGAACGATCCTGTGGCTCGCGGCGAGTTGGGCGCACCTTCCGCTGGCGCAAATGCCCGCCGGCATCTGGCGCTGGATCAATGGCTGACGCGGTAAATCCCCCGCGCAACTAATTCGTTTCGCGCGTGTTCCAACGCGGATGCTTACAATTTGCGACACTCTTTTGGTGGACGTTCCCGCAGGTGACAGCCATTTTCGCGAGATGATGGTTCGCCCGTTTCTGATCCTCGGCATCGCCGCGCTTCCCTTGGCGGGGTGTGCCGCCGGACCCGATTACCGTCCGAGCAGCGCCGCGCAACTCGGGGTTCCGCCCACCTTCTCGGTCGCGGCGGACCAGCAGGCGCAGGCCGATCTGCAACGCTGGTGGACCGCGTTCAAAGATCCGATGCTGACCGGACTGGTCGAACAGGCGGCAACGCAGAATCTTGACGTGGCGCAGTCCGTCACTCGCCTCCGTCAGGCGCGCGAGGCGCTGGTCCAGTCGCGCGCGACGCTTCTCCCGTCGGTCAGCGCCGGCGGCGGCGCGTCGCGCAGCGAGCCGATTCGCGGCACCAGCACCCAGGTGACCCTGCCCGACGGCACCGTCACCACCGTGTCGCAGGGCGGCAGCACCAGCTTCTCGCTCGGCGCGGACGTGAATTATCAGGTCGATCTGTTCGGCGGCGTGCGGCGCGGGGTCGAGGCAAGCCGCGCGCAATTGGAGGCATCCGGCTACAGCTACGCCGCCACGCTCGTGTCGATTCAGGGCGAGATCGCGCGCAACTACATTCTTGCCCGCGCCGCGCAGGCGCAACTCGCCAATGCGCGCGAGAGCCTGTCCATTCAGGACGACAATCTGGAGATTGCGGGCTTTCGCGTGCAGGCGGGTCTCGTCTCCTCGCTCGATCAGGAACAGGCGCGCGCCAGCCGGGCGCAGACCGCCGCGTCCGTGCCGTCAATCGAAGCAAGCTACAACAGCGCCGTCTCCCGCCTCGGCGTGCTGACCGGTCAGGCTCCAGGGGCGCTCAAGGCGCAGATGGAGGCGGTGCGCCCGATCCCCCAGGGACCCGAACGGATCGCGGTGGGCATTCCCGCGGACACGCTGCGCCAGCGGCCCGATGTGCGGCTGGCCGAACGCAACCTTGCCGCCGCCGTCGCGCAGATCGGCGTGACGGAGGCGCAACTCTTCCCCCAGTTGTCGCTTGGCGGCAGCATCGATGCGGGCGCGGGCAGCATCGGCAGCCTGTTCGACGTCATCACCGGGCGGGTCTTCGCCAATATCGCCCAGACCATCTTCGACGCCGGGCGCAACCGCGCGCAGGTGCGCTCGGCGCAGGCGGCGGCGGATGGTGCCTTCTACGCCTATAAACAGACCGTGCTGGTCGGCATCGAAGAGGTCGAGAACGCCGCCGTCGCGCTGCAGACCGCGCAGGCACGCGAGCGCGAGTTCACCATCGCGCTCGACGCCGCCACCAACAGCGCGATCCTGTCGCGCAGCTCGTACCGTGCGGGCCTTGCCGATTTCCTGACGCTCAGCCAGGCCGAGGCGTCGCTGATCTCCGCGCGCAATGGCCTCAATCAGGCCCGCTCGGACAAGGCGAATGCGCTGATCCAGCTCTATCTCGCGCTGGGCGGCGGCTGGGACGCCTCGGTCGCGCCGACCCCGGACACCGTCCCCGCCCCGCCCCCCGCAATCATCACCGGAAGCAATTGATGGCCGACGCAACTGCGAACCCCAAGATCGACGAGTTTCTCGGCGGGAAGACGACCCCGGCGTGGCAGCGCCATGCCAAATGGATCACGCTGGCGCTGGTCGTCGTCGCGGTGCTGTTCGGCGCGTGGAAGATGTTCGGCGGGACCGAGGAAGCGGGCTATGCCACGCGCGCGGTCGAGAAGGGGTCGCTGACCGTCACCGTCTCCGCGACGGGCAAGCTCGCGCCGACCAATCAGGTTCAGGTCGGTTCCGAGCTGTCAGGTCTGGTCAACCGCGTGCTGGTGGACGTCAACGACCGGGTGACGGCCGGCCAGCCACTGGCGCTGATCGACCCCGAGCGGCTCGACGACTCGATCACCCAGGCACGCGCATCGGTCGCCGCCGCCCAGGCGACGGTCGCACAGAATCAGGCGACGCTGACGGAGGCACGGAGCCAGCTTGCCCGGTTCGAGGAAGTGAGCCGCCTGTCGGGCGGGCGCGTCCCGGCCAAGACCGAGCTCGACAATGCCCGCGCCGCACTTGCCCGCGCGGTCGCGACGGTGCGCGCCAGCCAGGCGCAGGTCACCTCGCAACAGGCGGCGCTGCGATCGGCGGTGACCCAGCGGAACAAGGCGATCATCCGCTCCCCCGTCAACGGCGTGGTGCTGGCGCGTCAGGTCGAGCCGGGCCAGACGGTCGCAGCGTCGTTCAACACGCCGACCCTGTTCGTCATCGCCGAAGACCTTAGCGCAATGGAGCTGGAGGTCGCGATTGACGAGGCCGATGTCGGCCAGGTCAAACAGGGGCAAAAGGCAAGCTTCACGGTCGATGCCTTCCCCGGCGAGACATTCCCCGCGGTGATCCAGCGCGTCGATGTCGGATCGAACCTGTCGGCACAGACCACCACCAGCACCACCAGTACGACCGCACAGGTCGTGTCCTATGCCGCGATCCTGTCGGTCGCCAATCCGGAGCAAAAGTTGCGCCCCGGCATGACCGCGACGGCAGAGATTGTGACGCTGCAGAAGGACAATCTGTTGCTGGTCCCGAACGCAGCGCTGCGCTTTACCCCCAGCACCGGGGGAGAGCAGGCGTCGAGTGGCGGTGGGATGGCCGGTGCACTGGTTCCGCGCCGCGGTCGTCGCGGTCAGCAGGACAATGAAAAGAGCGCGACGATCACGCGCGGTGCCAAGCAGACTGTCTATGTGAAGGGCGAAGATGGTCAACCGCGCGCGATCGAGGTGACCACGGGCGACACCAACGGTCAGGTGACCGAAATCCTATCGGGCGACCTGAAGCCGGGCATGGAGGTCATCACCGGCCAATTTGCCGGCGACCAGTCCAAGGGCGGCCAGTCGAAGCGCGGCGGAGGTCAGCGCCGCTCCGGCGGCGGCGGCGCGGGAGGCGGCACGGGTGGCTGACCCGATCATCCGCCTGCGCGGCGTCACCAAGACCTATGGCGAGGGGCCGACCGCATTCCAGGCGCTGAAAGGCGTCGACCTCGACATCGAACAGGGCGACTTCGTCGCGGTGATGGGGCCGTCCGGATCGGGCAAGTCGACGACGATGAATATCCTTGGCTGCCTCGACGTGCCGACGCGCGGCGAGTTTCTGTTCAAGAATGTCCATGTCGAAACGCTCGACCGCGACCAGCGCGCCCTACTGCGCCGCCGCTATCTCGGCTTCGTGTTCCAGGGGTTCAACCTGCTCAGCCGCACCAGCGCGCTCGAAAACGTCGAACTGCCCCTGCTCTATCGCGGCGAGGACAAGAAGACGCGGCACATGCTGGGCATGGCCGCGCTGGAGAAGGTGGGGCTGGACCCGTGGTGGGACCATACACCCGCTGAACTGTCGGGCGGCCAGCAACAGCGCGTGGCGATAGCCCGCGCGATCGTGACCAGCCCCGACGTGCTGCTCGCCGATGAACCGACCGGCAATCTCGATTCCGAACGCTCGGTGGAAATCATGCAGCTGCTGACCAGCCTCAACAAGGACAGCGGGATCACGGTGCTGATGGTCACCCACGAGCCCGACATGGCGGCGTTCGCCCGCACCATCGTGCATTTCAAGGACGGGCTGGTCGAGCGGATCGATACCGGCGCCCGGGCGGGGGTCAGCGCCTGATGCTCGGCACCATCTTCACCCTCGCGATCCGCTCGATCCTGCGCCACAAGCTGCGCTCGTTTTTGACCACGCTCGGCATCATCATCGGTGTTGCTGCCGTTGTGGCAATGGTCACGCTCGGCAACGCCACCACGGCGGCCGTGCAGCAACAGATCGCCAGCCTCGGCACCAACATCCTCCAGGTCCGCCCCGGCCAGGGCTTTGGTCGTGGCGGCGGCGGGCCGCGTCCGCCCGATTTCGAACAGCAGGATGTCGAGGCGATCGGCGAACAGATTGCCGGCGTCACTGCGGTGGCTCCGCAAGCGCAGGCAAGCGGCACGGCGATCTATAACGGTGCCAACTGGTCCACCACGATCAACGGCACGACCAACGACTATTTCCGCGTCCAGCCCTGGCCGCTGACCGGGGGGCGGACCTTCTCCCCAGCCGAAGAAGCGGCGGGCAAGGCAGTGTGCATCATCGGCAACACCGTCCGCCAGAACCTGTTCCGCGGCGGCAATGCGGTGGGTCAACGGCTACGGATCAACGATGTCTCCTGCGACGTGATCGGCACGCTGTCGACGCGCGGCCAGGCCGGGTTCGGCGGCGATCAGGACGACATCGTCATCATGCCGATCAAGACGGTGCAGCGCCGCTTTTCGGGCAATCGCGACATCCGCCTGATGCTGGTCGGCGTGGACAGCGCCTATGACACTGCTGCGGTACAGGCTTCGCTGAGCGACCTGCTGCGCGAGCGGCGCGGGATCGAGGCTGGCGAGCAGGACAATTTCAACATCTTCGACACCGCCCAGATCAGCGCGACGTTGACGGGCACCACCCAGCTGCTGACCAGCATCGTCGCGACGGTGGCCGCGATCAGCCTGATCGTCGGGGGCATCGGCATCATGAACATCATGCTGGTCAGCGTGACCGAACGGACGCGCGAAATCGGCATCCGGCTGGCGATCGGCGCGGTGGCGCGGGAGGTGCTGATGCAGTTCCTGGTCGAGGCGATCGTGCTGTCGATGCTGGGCGGGGTGATCGGCTTGCTGGTGGCGCAGGTGGCGGTCGCGATCCTCACCCCGGTGATGCAGGTGCCGTGGACATTCGACCTGCAGATCAACATCATCGCCTTTGCCATCGCGGCGGGGATCGGGGTGGTCTTCGGCTATTTCCCGGCTCGCCGCGCGGCGAGCCTGAACCCGATCGACGCGCTGCGGCACGAGTAAAACTCAGCTGAACTGTAGCAGGATCAGACCGAAGGCCAACACAAGGGCCGCAACGATGCGGCGCGCGCCAAATCCTTCGCCGAGCATCCACGCGCCCATCAGCGCCGCCCAAACCACCGCAGTCTCGCGCAGCGCCGACACTTTCGCCACCTCCATCAGCGAGAAGGCGTAGAGCGCCGAGCCGAACGAGATGCTCGACAGCGCCCCCGCCGCCACGCCGTGTTTCCAGGTCGCCTTTACCGCCTGCCCCAGCTCGCGGCGGCGCAGCAGCAATGCGGTGGTGGTGATGCACACGCAGTCGAGCATGAACAGCCAGACGATATAGGTGAACGGGCTGGGCGCGACGCGCACCCCGCGCGCGTCCGCCATATTGTAAAGCGCGACGCCGATTGCGGTGGCAAAGGCCCAGCCCAGCGCGACCTTGTCCGGATGCGCGGCGAGCGAAATTCCGCGCGCGGGCAGCGCGAAGGCGATCACCGCCCCCGTCGCCAGCACCAGCCCGACCCAGCCGATCAGCGGCAGATGTTCGCGCAGCACCAGCATCGCAAATCCCGCAGTCAGCAGCGGCGCTGCCCCCCGCATGATCGGAAAGACGAGGCTGAGATCACCGCGCTCCATCGCGCGCACCAGGCACAACTGATAGGCAAAATGCGCCGGCACCGCCCAGGCGAGCGCGGTCCAGGTCGCGGCATCGGGCAACGGCACGATCAGCGCGAACGGCGCGATCACAATCGCCGCGCTCGACGACAGTACCGCGCGGCCGACCAGGATGTCCTCCCCGCGCTTCACCGCCATATTGGCAAGCGCAAGGGTGAAGGCCGAGAGCAGCCCGAGCGCAATGGCCAGCGACTGGTCAGCCATGCGCCAGCTTTGCCAGATCCTCCGGCGTGTCGATGTCGATCAATTCGGCGGGCGGGACCACGATATGACGCCCGCGCCGCACCAGATCGCGCGCGCCCATGTCCCCCCTGTGCCGCCAGCAACGTGGCGAAATGCGCTCGCCCGAACAGCACCGGCGGGCGCGGGACCACGCCGTCACTCGATGCGACGATCGCCGCATCGCCATCGGCATCGTCGAGCAGGCGATAGATCTGCGTCGCGGTGACACGCGGCATATCGGCGAGCGCGATCAGGATCGCATCGGGGTCGAATTGCGCTGCCGCCTCGACACCCAGCCGCAGCGAGCGGCCCAGCCCGGCGGCGGGGTCGTCATTGGTGACGATGGTATAGCCGCAGTTGGCCAGATCGAGCGCGGTGTCCGCGACCACTCCGATCCGGGAGCAGAACGGCACGGCCTCCAGCGCGACCACGACATGCAGCCCCAGCGGTCGTCCGAGATAGGGAATGGTCAGCTTGTCCGCGTCGCCGAACCTGCGCGAGCGCCCGGCAGCGAGCAGGACCAGAGCGGTGCGCTCAGCGCGGATCATGCAGCGCCCTCACCATGCCCGCCGCGATCGACAGCGCGATCTCCGCCGGGCCGATCGCGCCGATATCGATGCCCGCCGGCCCCTCGACCCGGTCGATCTGCTCGGGCGTCAGGCCGGCAGCCGCCAGCCGCTCACGCCGCGCCGCATGGCTCAGTCGCGATCCCAGTGCCGCGACATAACCCGCGCCGTCCTTGAGCGCGGCGATCAGCGCGGGGTCGTCGATCTTGGGATCATGGCTCAGCGTCACCACCGCCGTCGCGCCATCGGGGCACAGCGCCTCCACCGCTTCGTCGGGCCAGCGATCGTCGAGCGTCACGTCGGGAAAGCGCTCCGGCGTCAGGAACCGCCCGCGCGGGTCGATCACGACGGTCGAAATGCCGAGTTCGCGAGCGAGCCCCGCGAGCACCTGCGCGATCTGCACCGCACCCACGATCAGCAAGCGGCGCGGCGGTTCGTAGCGGTTGATGAAGGCGTTGGGCTGCGGGTCGATGCTGCTGCGCCCGGTCGCCAGATCGGTGAAAACCTCCAGCCCCCGCCCCTCCGCCCGCGCATCGGCAATCGCATCGAACAACGTCGGGTCGAAGCCGTCTGCCGTCACCGGCTGCACCATCACCTCGATCTCGCCGCCGCACGGCAGGCCGACCTCCCATGCCGCGGCATCGGCGACGCCATAACGGCGCAGCGCGAACGGCGCGCCCGCGATCACCTCCGCCGCCAGCGCCATGATGTCCGCCTCGACGCACCCGCCCGACACCGACCCTTCGAAGCGGCCATCTTCATGGACCAGTAGGTGGCTCCCGCGCGGGCGCGGCGCGGAGCCCCAGGTCGACACCACCGTCGCCAGCGCCATCCGCGCCCCGGCCCATCCGCGCGCTGCGGCGATCACGCTGTCGTTATCGGCCATGGTGCCTCGCTACTGTCATCCGAATCACCTAGCCGGTTGAGATGCTTGGAGGAGATAGGGCCATGTCGAAGATGTTGCGAGCGGCGCTGGCGCTGGCCATGATCGCGACGCCCGCCGCCGCGAAGGAACCCGTCATCTCGTCCAATCCCATCATCATCGCGCATCGCGGCGCTAGCGGGGAGCGGCCCGAACATACGCTCGCGGCCTATCAACTCGCGATCGAACAGGGCGCGGACTTTATCGAGCCCGATCTGGTAGTGACCAAGGACGGCCAGCTCGTCGCGCGGCACGAGAATGACATCAGCGGCACCACCGATGTGTCGAGCCGCAAGGAGTTCGCCGACCGTAAGGCGACCAAGGTCATCGACGGCGTCAGCCATACCGGCTGGTTCACTGAGGATTTCACCCTCGCCGAATTGAAGACGCTACGCGCCAAGGAGCGACTGCCTCTGCTGCGCCGGGGCAATACGAAGTTCGACGGGCAGTATGAGGTGCCGACATTGCGCGAGATCATCGCGCTGGCGAAGGCGGCGACCGCGAAGACGGGCCGCATGATCGGCATCTACCCCGAAACCAAGCATCCCAGCTATTTCGCCAGCATCGGCCTGGCCATGGAGGCGCTGCTGGTCGCCGAACTCAAGGCGGCGGGCTGGGACCGCGCCGATGCGCCGGTGTTCATCCAGTCGTTCGAGGTCAATAATCTGAAGGCGCTGAGGCAGCTGACCAAGGTGCCGCTGATCCAGCTGATGGCGGCGGACGGCGGCCCGGCGGACAAGGCGCAGCCAAGCTACAAGGCGATGGCGACGCCGGAGGGGCTGAAGGCCATCGCCGCCTATGCCGCCGGCATCGGCCCGCAAAAGGACATGGTGTTGGCGGGCGACGGCACGGTCTCCCCCCTGGTCGCGGATGCCCATGCCGCAGGGCTCAAGGTCCATCCCTGGACCTTCCGCGCGGAGAATTTCTTTCTCCCCCTCCGGACTGCGGAAAGGGATCAACCCGGCGGGACATGGGCGACTGGCCGAAGAAATTACGCGATTTCTCGATGCCGGCGTGGATGGTTTATTCACCGATTACCCTTATCTCGCGGTTGAGGCACGCGACCGGCACTCCCGCCGCTCGGCCGACTGAGGGACCGCGCGATGCGCAAGAGCTTGATTGTTGCTGTTGCGGTTCTGCCGCTGCTGTCGGGCGGCTGCGTCGCCAAGACCGCGTTCGACATTGTCACCATGCCGGTCAAGGCGGTCGGCCAGGCCGCCGACTGGGCGACTACAAGCCAGGACGAGGCCGACCGCAATTACGGCCGCAAGATGCGCGAGAAAGAGGCCAAGGAAGGTCGCGAGCGCAAGAAGCAGGACGAAAAGTGCCGCAAGGACCCCGACGACTGCGATTGATTTGAGTCCCCTCGGTGCTCCTGCAAAGACAGAAGCCCAGAGTGGCGAGGCTAATCGCGCGTTGCTCTGGGCTCCTGCCTTCGCAGGAGCACAG
The genomic region above belongs to Sphingomonas sp. J315 and contains:
- a CDS encoding NnrU family protein; protein product: METLIAACAAFLGTHFLLSHPLRKPLVDAVGERIFLGLYSLVAFATLGWMVHAYGRIPDEAPLWAVGDALWAAASAIMLLASVLLVGSLIGNPALPDPTGRPKAVPRPRGVFAITRHPMMWSFALWALVHILVFPQPAQIVLATSIGLLALVGAKFQDDKKRKLQPDFWPRWQGVTSYWPFVAIAQGRAQGAAAWPGRIAVVGGTILWLAASWAHLPLAQMPAGIWRWING
- a CDS encoding efflux transporter outer membrane subunit, whose protein sequence is MMVRPFLILGIAALPLAGCAAGPDYRPSSAAQLGVPPTFSVAADQQAQADLQRWWTAFKDPMLTGLVEQAATQNLDVAQSVTRLRQAREALVQSRATLLPSVSAGGGASRSEPIRGTSTQVTLPDGTVTTVSQGGSTSFSLGADVNYQVDLFGGVRRGVEASRAQLEASGYSYAATLVSIQGEIARNYILARAAQAQLANARESLSIQDDNLEIAGFRVQAGLVSSLDQEQARASRAQTAASVPSIEASYNSAVSRLGVLTGQAPGALKAQMEAVRPIPQGPERIAVGIPADTLRQRPDVRLAERNLAAAVAQIGVTEAQLFPQLSLGGSIDAGAGSIGSLFDVITGRVFANIAQTIFDAGRNRAQVRSAQAAADGAFYAYKQTVLVGIEEVENAAVALQTAQAREREFTIALDAATNSAILSRSSYRAGLADFLTLSQAEASLISARNGLNQARSDKANALIQLYLALGGGWDASVAPTPDTVPAPPPAIITGSN
- a CDS encoding efflux RND transporter periplasmic adaptor subunit; translated protein: MADATANPKIDEFLGGKTTPAWQRHAKWITLALVVVAVLFGAWKMFGGTEEAGYATRAVEKGSLTVTVSATGKLAPTNQVQVGSELSGLVNRVLVDVNDRVTAGQPLALIDPERLDDSITQARASVAAAQATVAQNQATLTEARSQLARFEEVSRLSGGRVPAKTELDNARAALARAVATVRASQAQVTSQQAALRSAVTQRNKAIIRSPVNGVVLARQVEPGQTVAASFNTPTLFVIAEDLSAMELEVAIDEADVGQVKQGQKASFTVDAFPGETFPAVIQRVDVGSNLSAQTTTSTTSTTAQVVSYAAILSVANPEQKLRPGMTATAEIVTLQKDNLLLVPNAALRFTPSTGGEQASSGGGMAGALVPRRGRRGQQDNEKSATITRGAKQTVYVKGEDGQPRAIEVTTGDTNGQVTEILSGDLKPGMEVITGQFAGDQSKGGQSKRGGGQRRSGGGGAGGGTGG
- a CDS encoding ABC transporter ATP-binding protein; the encoded protein is MADPIIRLRGVTKTYGEGPTAFQALKGVDLDIEQGDFVAVMGPSGSGKSTTMNILGCLDVPTRGEFLFKNVHVETLDRDQRALLRRRYLGFVFQGFNLLSRTSALENVELPLLYRGEDKKTRHMLGMAALEKVGLDPWWDHTPAELSGGQQQRVAIARAIVTSPDVLLADEPTGNLDSERSVEIMQLLTSLNKDSGITVLMVTHEPDMAAFARTIVHFKDGLVERIDTGARAGVSA
- a CDS encoding ABC transporter permease encodes the protein MLGTIFTLAIRSILRHKLRSFLTTLGIIIGVAAVVAMVTLGNATTAAVQQQIASLGTNILQVRPGQGFGRGGGGPRPPDFEQQDVEAIGEQIAGVTAVAPQAQASGTAIYNGANWSTTINGTTNDYFRVQPWPLTGGRTFSPAEEAAGKAVCIIGNTVRQNLFRGGNAVGQRLRINDVSCDVIGTLSTRGQAGFGGDQDDIVIMPIKTVQRRFSGNRDIRLMLVGVDSAYDTAAVQASLSDLLRERRGIEAGEQDNFNIFDTAQISATLTGTTQLLTSIVATVAAISLIVGGIGIMNIMLVSVTERTREIGIRLAIGAVAREVLMQFLVEAIVLSMLGGVIGLLVAQVAVAILTPVMQVPWTFDLQINIIAFAIAAGIGVVFGYFPARRAASLNPIDALRHE
- a CDS encoding DMT family transporter, producing MADQSLAIALGLLSAFTLALANMAVKRGEDILVGRAVLSSSAAIVIAPFALIVPLPDAATWTALAWAVPAHFAYQLCLVRAMERGDLSLVFPIMRGAAPLLTAGFAMLVLREHLPLIGWVGLVLATGAVIAFALPARGISLAAHPDKVALGWAFATAIGVALYNMADARGVRVAPSPFTYIVWLFMLDCVCITTTALLLRRRELGQAVKATWKHGVAAGALSSISFGSALYAFSLMEVAKVSALRETAVVWAALMGAWMLGEGFGARRIVAALVLAFGLILLQFS
- a CDS encoding nucleotidyltransferase family protein; its protein translation is MIRAERTALVLLAAGRSRRFGDADKLTIPYLGRPLGLHVVVALEAVPFCSRIGVVADTALDLANCGYTIVTNDDPAAGLGRSLRLGVEAAAQFDPDAILIALADMPRVTATQIYRLLDDADGDAAIVASSDGVVPRPPVLFGRAHFATLLAAQGGHGRARSGAARASYRGPARRIDRHRHAGGSGKAGAWLTSRWPLRSGCSRPSPLRLPIWR
- a CDS encoding XdhC family protein; its protein translation is MADNDSVIAAARGWAGARMALATVVSTWGSAPRPRGSHLLVHEDGRFEGSVSGGCVEADIMALAAEVIAGAPFALRRYGVADAAAWEVGLPCGGEIEVMVQPVTADGFDPTLFDAIADARAEGRGLEVFTDLATGRSSIDPQPNAFINRYEPPRRLLIVGAVQIAQVLAGLARELGISTVVIDPRGRFLTPERFPDVTLDDRWPDEAVEALCPDGATAVVTLSHDPKIDDPALIAALKDGAGYVAALGSRLSHAARRERLAAAGLTPEQIDRVEGPAGIDIGAIGPAEIALSIAAGMVRALHDPR